A region from the Paraburkholderia flagellata genome encodes:
- a CDS encoding nuclear transport factor 2 family protein yields MQHPVFELEQRRCAALLTRDFVELDLLTSPRLVYVHAPGVIHGREALMQFIRQEVQFSAVQRRDLQVRAAGDVAWMTGLLRYEGWRLPAQQAFEAFSFVVQIWVRVDRHWQMELCQSTKVEEASWRAAAAHAVGGSPPEQLEPGEGAGVMCSFSE; encoded by the coding sequence ATGCAACATCCTGTGTTCGAACTCGAACAGCGGCGCTGCGCGGCGTTGCTGACCAGGGATTTCGTCGAACTTGACCTGCTGACGTCGCCCCGGCTGGTGTATGTGCATGCGCCAGGTGTCATTCACGGACGCGAAGCGTTGATGCAGTTCATTCGGCAAGAGGTGCAGTTCAGCGCCGTGCAGCGACGTGACCTGCAGGTGCGGGCAGCCGGCGACGTGGCGTGGATGACGGGACTGTTGCGCTACGAAGGGTGGCGCCTTCCGGCGCAGCAGGCGTTCGAGGCTTTTTCCTTTGTAGTCCAGATCTGGGTCCGCGTCGATCGACACTGGCAGATGGAGCTCTGCCAGTCGACCAAGGTGGAAGAAGCGAGCTGGAGGGCAGCAGCAGCGCATGCAGTTGGCGGGTCACCGCCGGAACAGCTCGAACCGGGCGAGGGTGCGGGCGTGATGTGCTCGTTTAGCGAATAA
- a CDS encoding TetR/AcrR family transcriptional regulator: MEKRSPMPKKNTGSSEGSRAVPTRKARAAEPEDHRVRTGAARSERTRRRLLAAAMAVFAERGVDAPVIDDFIAAAGVARGTFYNYFNSTQELLDAVTVELSDAIVGSIENVVSQVPDPLKRMALGCLLYMHLGVDVPTWGDFLMRVGSRSKATGKLVNMYLPRDLKMAHKAGEVDYPTLRAAHDLVFASLNQGIQTVNSGEAPRDHLRQVLLLALRGVGVAPALSARLSQMELPEVELPAGVFDDVSLARRHLAG; the protein is encoded by the coding sequence ATGGAAAAGCGCAGTCCAATGCCAAAAAAGAATACCGGCTCCTCAGAGGGTTCGCGCGCCGTTCCGACGCGCAAAGCGCGAGCGGCGGAGCCGGAGGACCACCGAGTGCGCACCGGCGCGGCACGCAGTGAGCGCACACGCCGGAGGCTGCTTGCTGCAGCAATGGCCGTCTTTGCCGAACGCGGGGTAGACGCGCCCGTTATCGATGATTTCATCGCTGCAGCTGGCGTCGCGCGCGGTACTTTCTATAACTACTTCAATTCAACCCAGGAGTTGCTGGATGCCGTCACTGTAGAATTGAGTGACGCGATTGTCGGCAGCATTGAAAACGTGGTTTCCCAGGTGCCCGATCCGCTGAAACGGATGGCGCTTGGCTGCTTGCTCTACATGCATCTTGGCGTAGACGTGCCCACCTGGGGCGATTTCCTGATGCGCGTGGGTTCACGAAGCAAGGCGACCGGAAAGCTGGTCAATATGTACTTGCCGCGAGACCTGAAGATGGCGCACAAAGCAGGAGAAGTCGACTATCCGACTTTACGTGCGGCCCACGATCTGGTCTTCGCGAGCCTGAACCAGGGCATCCAGACAGTGAACTCCGGGGAGGCGCCTCGTGATCACCTGCGACAGGTGCTGCTGCTCGCGCTACGCGGGGTAGGCGTTGCCCCCGCGCTTTCTGCCCGCCTAAGCCAGATGGAGCTTCCGGAGGTCGAGTTGCCCGCGGGGGTCTTCGACGACGTTTCCCTGGCGCGGCGACATCTCGCAGGTTGA
- the phbB gene encoding acetoacetyl-CoA reductase yields the protein MAKRIAYVTGGMGGIGTAICQRLYTDGLTVVAGCGPKSQRRERWLAEQAELGFSFIASEGNVADWDSTEAALVKVKKEVGDIDVLVNNAGITRDGVFRKMSREDWNEVIATNLTSLFNVTKQVLDEMVNKKWGRIINISSVNGQKGQFGQTNYSTAKAGIHGFTMSLAQEVATKGITVNTVSPGYIGTDMVRAVRPEILEAIVQSIPVRRLGEAPEIASIVSWLASDEAGFATGADFSLNGGLYMS from the coding sequence ATGGCGAAGCGAATTGCTTATGTAACCGGCGGCATGGGCGGAATTGGAACGGCGATATGCCAGCGTCTATACACGGACGGGCTCACTGTCGTGGCAGGATGCGGGCCGAAATCTCAGCGACGAGAGCGATGGCTGGCTGAGCAAGCCGAACTGGGTTTCTCGTTTATCGCCTCGGAGGGCAATGTCGCTGACTGGGATTCAACCGAGGCTGCCTTGGTCAAGGTGAAGAAGGAGGTCGGCGATATCGACGTGCTGGTGAACAATGCAGGCATCACTCGGGACGGCGTCTTTCGCAAGATGTCCAGGGAGGACTGGAACGAGGTCATTGCGACTAACCTCACGAGCCTGTTCAACGTGACCAAGCAGGTCCTCGACGAAATGGTGAATAAGAAGTGGGGCAGAATTATCAACATCTCGTCCGTGAACGGTCAGAAGGGGCAGTTTGGCCAGACCAATTACTCAACCGCCAAGGCCGGCATCCACGGTTTTACGATGTCGCTTGCACAGGAGGTTGCAACCAAGGGGATCACCGTAAATACGGTGTCTCCGGGCTACATCGGCACTGACATGGTTCGCGCTGTGCGCCCAGAGATCCTGGAGGCCATCGTTCAAAGCATTCCGGTTCGCCGTCTCGGGGAAGCCCCCGAAATTGCCTCTATCGTCTCCTGGCTTGCTAGCGACGAAGCCGGATTCGCAACGGGAGCGGACTTCTCACTAAACGGCGGTCTGTACATGAGCTAG
- a CDS encoding 3-keto-5-aminohexanoate cleavage protein: protein MSRKIIITCAVTGSVHTPSMSAHLPITPDQIAEQAIEAAEAGAAILHLHARDPNDGRPSFDPAVYREFLLRIHAATDAVINITTGGSVLMTMEQRLAAAFDVSPEMASCNMGSINFAFHTMLDKVKDTKYDWERDYVERTRANIFRNTFADIEDLLVGLGRAHDTRFEFECYDVGHLYSLKHFVDRGLVKGPLFLQFVMGILGGIGADPDNLVHMKRIADKLFGDSYQWSVLGAGRHQMPMAMQAALMGGNVRVGLEDALSIGPSRLATSNAEQVRMIRGLLESLGMQIASPGDVRDMLNLKGRQQVRLG from the coding sequence ATGTCCCGCAAGATCATCATCACCTGCGCCGTCACCGGTTCCGTTCACACGCCGAGCATGTCCGCGCATCTTCCCATCACGCCGGACCAGATTGCCGAGCAGGCAATCGAAGCCGCCGAAGCCGGCGCCGCAATCCTGCACCTGCATGCGCGCGACCCCAACGACGGCCGGCCTTCGTTCGACCCCGCCGTATACCGCGAATTCCTGCTGCGTATTCACGCGGCCACCGACGCCGTCATCAACATCACCACGGGCGGCTCGGTTCTGATGACGATGGAGCAGCGGCTTGCCGCGGCGTTCGACGTCTCGCCGGAAATGGCCTCGTGCAACATGGGTTCGATCAATTTCGCATTCCACACCATGCTGGACAAGGTCAAGGACACGAAATACGACTGGGAGCGCGATTACGTCGAACGAACGCGCGCAAACATCTTCCGCAATACCTTCGCTGACATCGAGGATCTGCTGGTCGGCCTTGGTCGGGCACACGACACGCGGTTCGAGTTCGAGTGCTACGACGTAGGCCACCTGTACAGCCTGAAGCACTTCGTCGACCGTGGACTCGTGAAGGGGCCGCTTTTCCTCCAGTTCGTGATGGGCATTCTCGGCGGCATCGGCGCTGACCCGGACAACCTCGTCCATATGAAGCGCATCGCGGACAAGCTGTTCGGCGACAGTTACCAATGGAGCGTGCTCGGCGCTGGCCGTCACCAGATGCCAATGGCGATGCAGGCGGCACTGATGGGCGGCAATGTGCGCGTCGGCCTCGAGGACGCGCTGTCGATCGGACCGAGCCGGCTTGCTACCTCGAATGCCGAGCAGGTGCGCATGATCCGTGGCTTGCTGGAGTCGTTGGGAATGCAGATCGCTAGTCCAGGCGATGTGCGGGACATGCTGAACCTGAAGGGTCGTCAGCAAGTGCGACTGGGATGA
- the mhpA gene encoding bifunctional 3-(3-hydroxy-phenyl)propionate/3-hydroxycinnamic acid hydroxylase MhpA produces METLKGNEPVSVDVAIVGYGPTGQLLALLLGRLGHRVAVVDRWPHLYPLPRAVHFNHEIARIFQCAGLIDEVMPIADRIDFYEWRNEKNDLLLQLDWSGLGQSGWPVASMFAQPDLERLLDRHVKAMSCVTVCQGWEAKALTQTNTGVQIGIERGELRDGQWIGTGEQGSIEAKWVIGADGANSFVRRALDIGWQNLGFAFDWLVIDVKPRFARDWVPNMWQLCDPARPATLVPGGPGRRRWEFMLLPGERAEDMNRAEVAWKLLAPWDVTRANAELERHAVYTFRAQWATDWKRGRVLLAGDAAHLMPPFAGQGMCSGMRDSMALAWRLDSVLQGRLPESVLDSYGSERSGHVRELIDFSIDLGKFVCITDRKAATRRDESMRAAQARPGYVAPPPPSPSLGPGLWMAGAPAAGRLGMQAEVEFNGTRGLFDDVVGRGFALIARDADTLAAISAVNHEALRAHGAAIVHIGPGGMNDVNGNYGKWLSGLGCVAALVRPDFYVYGGARTRAEIDGLLDAWRDSLGLAAHAATDERRCA; encoded by the coding sequence GTGGAGACACTGAAAGGAAACGAGCCCGTTTCTGTGGATGTGGCCATCGTTGGTTACGGCCCCACGGGCCAATTGCTGGCGCTTTTGCTGGGTCGGCTAGGGCATCGGGTCGCAGTGGTCGATCGCTGGCCGCATTTATACCCGTTGCCACGCGCCGTTCATTTCAATCACGAGATCGCCCGCATTTTTCAGTGTGCGGGCCTCATTGACGAGGTCATGCCAATCGCGGATCGGATCGACTTCTACGAGTGGCGCAACGAGAAGAACGATCTGCTGCTTCAGCTGGATTGGAGCGGTCTCGGCCAAAGCGGATGGCCCGTTGCCAGCATGTTCGCGCAGCCCGATCTGGAGCGCCTTCTTGACCGCCACGTGAAGGCGATGTCGTGCGTCACGGTGTGCCAGGGCTGGGAAGCGAAGGCGCTGACTCAAACGAACACTGGCGTACAGATTGGGATCGAGCGAGGTGAGCTGCGCGACGGTCAATGGATTGGCACGGGCGAGCAGGGTTCCATCGAGGCGAAGTGGGTCATCGGTGCCGACGGCGCCAACTCCTTCGTGCGGCGAGCACTGGATATCGGATGGCAAAACCTCGGGTTCGCTTTCGACTGGCTGGTGATCGACGTAAAGCCGCGCTTCGCGCGTGACTGGGTGCCCAACATGTGGCAGCTATGTGATCCGGCACGGCCAGCGACGCTGGTGCCGGGCGGCCCTGGCCGTCGTCGTTGGGAGTTCATGTTGCTGCCCGGCGAACGTGCCGAAGACATGAACCGTGCGGAAGTCGCGTGGAAACTACTGGCGCCCTGGGACGTCACGCGCGCTAACGCAGAGCTGGAGCGGCACGCCGTCTACACGTTCCGCGCGCAATGGGCCACGGACTGGAAGCGCGGCCGCGTCTTGCTGGCCGGAGATGCCGCGCACCTCATGCCGCCATTCGCGGGACAGGGTATGTGCAGCGGCATGCGTGACAGCATGGCGCTCGCCTGGCGGCTCGATTCTGTGCTGCAGGGCCGGCTGCCTGAAAGCGTACTGGACAGTTATGGCTCTGAGCGCAGCGGTCATGTGCGGGAGCTGATCGATTTTTCGATCGACCTTGGCAAGTTCGTCTGCATCACTGATCGCAAGGCTGCAACGCGGCGCGACGAATCAATGCGCGCCGCACAGGCGAGGCCCGGCTACGTCGCGCCGCCTCCGCCCTCGCCATCCCTCGGACCCGGTCTCTGGATGGCCGGCGCACCGGCGGCTGGACGGCTCGGCATGCAAGCGGAGGTGGAATTTAATGGAACACGAGGGTTGTTCGACGACGTGGTCGGCAGAGGCTTTGCGCTCATAGCCCGCGACGCGGACACCCTGGCGGCGATCTCCGCCGTCAATCACGAGGCGCTGCGGGCTCACGGTGCGGCAATCGTGCATATCGGCCCCGGCGGCATGAATGACGTGAACGGGAACTATGGGAAATGGCTTAGCGGGCTCGGTTGTGTCGCAGCGCTCGTGAGGCCCGACTTCTATGTGTATGGCGGCGCACGCACGCGGGCAGAGATCGACGGTTTGCTGGACGCCTGGCGAGATTCGCTGGGATTGGCCGCTCACGCTGCAACTGACGAGAGGAGATGCGCATGA
- a CDS encoding VOC family protein, with product MRMSTSRRYDRLGVHSIGEFHMTVPSLTQAEKFYRAFGLRVERDASGLTLRTHGRSHVWGRLCEGTRKKLDSVSFHCFEDDAHALYSHILSRGVERISSPAAGDATGIWFRDPDGLALQVKPGAKTTINCSHHRHPELPQDGIRCAPYSGQANPALPQRLSHIARMTASVSAQLDFYTDVLGLRLSDRSGDAVAFLHAPHGSDHHLVAFMHSEGPALHHLSWDVPTVEDVGLGMKRMHEAGYTTGWGVGRHVLGSNYFYYAQDPWGSWCEFSATMDYIPADVEWQGLDHPADNSVYLWGPPTEPLLFVNSEA from the coding sequence ATGCGCATGAGCACCTCACGCCGGTACGACCGTTTGGGCGTGCATTCGATCGGTGAATTTCACATGACCGTGCCTTCGCTCACGCAAGCCGAGAAGTTCTATCGCGCATTCGGCCTCCGGGTGGAGCGCGATGCAAGCGGCCTGACGCTACGCACACACGGCCGTAGCCATGTCTGGGGCCGCCTGTGCGAAGGGACGAGGAAAAAGCTCGACAGCGTGAGCTTTCATTGTTTCGAGGACGATGCGCACGCACTGTACAGCCATATCCTTTCCCGCGGAGTCGAACGGATTTCGTCGCCTGCGGCTGGCGATGCCACGGGTATCTGGTTTCGCGATCCTGATGGACTGGCGTTACAAGTGAAGCCCGGCGCCAAGACGACCATAAACTGCTCGCACCACCGCCATCCCGAGCTTCCTCAGGACGGGATACGGTGTGCGCCGTATAGCGGTCAGGCGAACCCGGCCTTGCCCCAGCGGCTTTCACATATCGCACGCATGACGGCGTCCGTTTCTGCCCAGCTCGACTTCTACACCGATGTGCTGGGTCTGCGTCTGTCGGACCGCAGTGGCGATGCGGTGGCTTTCCTGCACGCGCCGCACGGGTCCGATCATCATCTCGTCGCTTTCATGCACAGCGAAGGGCCGGCGCTGCATCACCTGAGCTGGGATGTGCCGACCGTCGAGGACGTTGGCCTCGGCATGAAGCGCATGCATGAGGCCGGCTACACCACGGGGTGGGGCGTGGGACGTCACGTGCTCGGGTCCAACTATTTCTATTACGCGCAAGACCCATGGGGCAGCTGGTGCGAGTTCTCCGCCACGATGGACTACATCCCTGCGGACGTCGAATGGCAGGGTCTCGACCATCCGGCAGATAACTCCGTTTATCTATGGGGGCCGCCAACCGAGCCACTCCTGTTCGTCAATTCCGAAGCTTGA
- a CDS encoding winged helix-turn-helix transcriptional regulator, which translates to MLPARKIHSGKQPAEEQGPQNGNSLPALNTRHAGSEDSSTCQAVGTVLSRIGDKWSVLVVMQLAAGPRRFNELKRAIGGISQRMLTLTLRGLERDGMVARTVFPTVPPRVDYSLTELGQSLRAPVEALGIWAFEHLSAIEQARQAFDIRHGLDESI; encoded by the coding sequence ATGTTACCGGCCAGGAAAATTCACTCGGGCAAGCAGCCAGCCGAGGAACAGGGGCCACAGAATGGCAATTCCTTGCCGGCGCTGAACACGCGACACGCGGGCTCCGAAGACAGTTCGACATGCCAGGCAGTGGGTACGGTGCTCTCGCGTATCGGCGACAAATGGAGCGTGCTCGTCGTCATGCAGCTAGCGGCCGGCCCTCGTCGCTTCAACGAATTGAAAAGAGCGATCGGCGGCATCTCGCAGCGCATGTTGACCCTCACTTTGCGCGGGCTCGAGCGGGACGGTATGGTTGCGCGCACCGTATTCCCGACCGTTCCGCCCAGGGTCGACTATTCGCTGACGGAGTTGGGTCAGTCATTGAGGGCCCCGGTCGAAGCGCTTGGCATTTGGGCGTTCGAGCATCTTTCCGCGATCGAGCAAGCGAGGCAGGCTTTTGATATTCGGCATGGACTCGATGAAAGCATTTAA
- a CDS encoding NAD(P)-dependent oxidoreductase produces MKMNVAVVGTGTMGSVMVGHLARRGHTVTVWNRTRENAAAAIAAGGNWANTPADASRNADAVVVVLSGDETVLDVLMRSDGVFAGCRPGTVVIEMSTTAAATKRKAAISAAQARVDFLDAPFFGSLKEAEAGGLWPVVGGDSDVLARVSPVLEAYSDRIFHVGPVGAAATVKLAGNLLVLTMVEHLAASLAMIEANDGDPKILLELLGITGFRSPLYQAKGKQMIDGDFAPRGSVDTAIKDLGLIVAAAESAGIPTAGLIDIRARYQRARELGGGESDMASVIAAEREHAGGAVHS; encoded by the coding sequence ATGAAGATGAATGTGGCAGTCGTTGGAACCGGCACCATGGGATCGGTGATGGTAGGGCATCTGGCGCGCCGGGGACACACCGTGACGGTGTGGAACCGCACCCGCGAAAACGCGGCGGCAGCCATCGCTGCGGGTGGCAACTGGGCGAATACGCCCGCTGATGCCAGCCGGAATGCCGATGCAGTCGTTGTCGTGCTTTCCGGCGACGAGACGGTGCTCGACGTGCTGATGCGCTCCGACGGTGTGTTTGCAGGCTGCAGGCCAGGTACCGTGGTGATCGAGATGTCGACCACGGCCGCTGCGACCAAGCGCAAGGCTGCGATCTCGGCGGCGCAGGCGCGCGTCGACTTTCTCGACGCGCCGTTTTTCGGATCGCTGAAAGAGGCCGAGGCAGGAGGTCTCTGGCCCGTGGTGGGTGGAGATTCCGATGTGCTGGCACGCGTGAGTCCCGTGCTGGAAGCCTACAGCGATCGCATCTTTCACGTGGGCCCCGTCGGCGCGGCGGCCACGGTGAAGCTTGCGGGAAACCTGCTGGTGCTGACGATGGTCGAGCATCTCGCGGCCTCATTGGCAATGATCGAGGCCAACGACGGGGACCCGAAGATCCTGCTCGAACTGCTGGGGATCACCGGCTTCAGATCGCCGCTTTATCAGGCCAAGGGCAAGCAGATGATCGATGGCGACTTCGCGCCGAGAGGCAGCGTCGACACGGCGATCAAGGACCTGGGTCTGATCGTCGCGGCTGCGGAGTCTGCCGGCATACCGACGGCCGGCCTGATCGACATACGGGCGCGGTACCAGAGAGCGCGCGAACTGGGCGGCGGCGAGTCCGACATGGCGAGCGTGATTGCTGCCGAGCGTGAGCACGCTGGAGGCGCAGTGCATTCGTAG
- a CDS encoding fumarylacetoacetate hydrolase family protein, with the protein MKLVTFSCRGRVSVGKVVNDQIIDLPSSDGALPHTMLELLQAGPATLERARAVELDHAVTFPLDDVRLEAPVPNPSKFLAIGMNYRKHAQEAIDLGVKVPDSQLWFNKQVSCINGPYDPVQMPVASDQLDYEAELGVVIGKRCRHVSVEQAPSVVAGYLAVNDVSVRDWQMRSPTMTLGKSFNTHGPIGPWIVTADEIPDPHTLKIRMKVNGELRQEGCTSELIYDIWQQIAHLTTVMTLEPGDIIATGTPSGVGVAMKPPSYRRIGDVMRVEIDGIGHIENLVVAEPNRSE; encoded by the coding sequence ATGAAACTCGTCACCTTTAGCTGCCGCGGCCGTGTATCGGTCGGCAAAGTAGTAAACGACCAGATCATCGATCTGCCCTCGAGCGACGGCGCGCTGCCGCATACGATGCTCGAACTGCTGCAGGCTGGACCGGCCACGCTCGAGCGGGCTCGAGCGGTCGAGCTTGACCACGCAGTGACATTTCCGCTCGACGATGTCCGTCTGGAAGCGCCCGTGCCCAACCCGTCCAAGTTCCTCGCCATCGGCATGAACTACCGTAAACACGCGCAAGAGGCGATCGATCTTGGCGTGAAAGTTCCCGACAGCCAATTGTGGTTCAACAAGCAAGTCTCCTGCATCAACGGGCCGTACGATCCGGTGCAGATGCCCGTGGCATCCGACCAGCTCGATTACGAAGCCGAGCTTGGCGTGGTCATCGGCAAGCGCTGTCGGCATGTGAGCGTCGAGCAAGCCCCTTCGGTTGTGGCCGGCTACCTCGCCGTGAACGATGTGTCGGTGCGCGACTGGCAGATGCGCTCGCCGACGATGACACTAGGCAAGAGCTTCAACACGCATGGGCCCATCGGCCCGTGGATCGTCACCGCCGACGAGATTCCCGATCCGCACACGCTGAAGATTCGCATGAAGGTGAACGGCGAACTGCGCCAGGAAGGCTGTACGAGCGAACTCATCTACGACATCTGGCAGCAAATCGCTCATCTGACGACGGTAATGACACTCGAGCCTGGCGACATTATTGCCACGGGAACGCCCTCGGGCGTCGGCGTGGCGATGAAACCGCCGTCGTATCGCCGCATCGGCGATGTGATGCGCGTTGAGATCGATGGCATCGGGCACATCGAAAATCTCGTCGTTGCCGAACCGAACCGCTCGGAGTAA
- a CDS encoding NAD(P)/FAD-dependent oxidoreductase: protein MPLASKTVAIFGGGIAGASLARRLSRDYPVTLVDPLDYFEVPMSAPRSLVAPNFAEPAIIPFPEALPTVRHIRGRLIEWSTDAANVQHIDGHTSTLSSDVSVLATGSRFSSPLVRSEGGTLEERKAFYSRFHFRLLQARNVLIVGGGPIGIEIAGEISETFPDKRLTVLEAGPRILGGTSPKLAAHAQRVLAERGVAVIVNERLVGRQPTDDLFGTEGEAETDRGRTLSYDLLLWCIGGRPNTAFMRSQHPELLDSAGRIKVDRSLRVCGQSSVFAIGDITDLTENKMAWHVQGQVKVAEANIRSVLEGRSDGFKHYKAKTNDPTMVVTLGSRAGVSHLPGLGLVTAGWLNRMAKSAHMLIPKYRKALGVPKADVLTHEIGIRETAAARER from the coding sequence ATGCCGCTTGCTTCAAAAACCGTTGCCATCTTCGGCGGCGGAATCGCCGGCGCGTCGCTGGCTCGCCGGCTAAGCCGGGATTACCCGGTAACGCTGGTGGATCCGCTCGACTACTTCGAAGTGCCCATGTCGGCGCCGCGTAGCCTCGTTGCGCCAAACTTCGCCGAGCCGGCAATCATCCCGTTCCCGGAAGCGCTGCCGACAGTCAGGCACATTCGCGGACGGCTGATTGAGTGGTCCACGGATGCGGCAAACGTACAACACATCGATGGCCACACGTCGACCCTATCAAGCGACGTTAGCGTCCTGGCAACCGGCAGCCGCTTTTCCAGTCCGCTGGTGCGCTCCGAAGGGGGCACGCTCGAGGAGCGCAAGGCCTTCTATAGCCGCTTCCATTTTCGCCTGCTGCAAGCACGGAACGTTTTGATCGTTGGTGGCGGCCCGATCGGGATCGAGATCGCAGGGGAAATCAGCGAGACGTTTCCTGACAAACGGCTAACCGTGCTGGAGGCAGGGCCGCGAATCCTGGGGGGAACCTCGCCGAAACTGGCCGCCCACGCGCAACGGGTATTGGCCGAACGAGGCGTCGCCGTCATCGTTAATGAGCGTCTGGTGGGGAGGCAACCTACCGACGACTTGTTCGGTACCGAGGGAGAAGCCGAAACCGACCGCGGTCGCACGCTTTCATATGACCTCCTGTTGTGGTGCATCGGTGGGCGGCCCAACACTGCGTTCATGCGGTCGCAGCATCCCGAATTGCTGGACTCCGCGGGACGAATCAAAGTCGACCGGTCTTTACGCGTTTGCGGACAAAGCAGCGTGTTTGCGATCGGCGATATCACCGACCTGACGGAGAACAAGATGGCCTGGCACGTGCAGGGTCAAGTCAAAGTGGCGGAAGCAAACATCCGGTCGGTGCTCGAGGGGCGTTCGGATGGATTCAAGCATTACAAGGCTAAAACAAACGATCCCACGATGGTCGTTACGCTCGGAAGTCGAGCGGGCGTGTCGCATTTGCCGGGACTGGGATTGGTCACGGCAGGATGGCTCAACAGGATGGCGAAATCCGCGCATATGCTGATACCTAAGTATCGCAAGGCACTGGGTGTGCCAAAGGCAGATGTTCTCACGCACGAAATCGGCATCAGGGAGACGGCTGCTGCACGAGAAAGGTGA